The following are from one region of the Anaeropeptidivorans aminofermentans genome:
- a CDS encoding Stp1/IreP family PP2C-type Ser/Thr phosphatase, with protein sequence MKAAGMTDKGLVRDNNEDAYALYNEAVGALPNLYVVADGMGGHQCGEVASSKAIEYFLSFIKENDQTDIMDTITEGVRNANRQVHEMSKSDPSYYGMGTTFTACVVKDGRGYTAHVGDSRLYLIRKGELHLITTDHTYVNEMVKAGQITKEEAKVHPSRNALTKALGVDSYIEIDGYIFDICDKDKILMCSDGLTNMVSESDILKIADSDSDLVDCARKLIEAANENGGIDNITVILAETGR encoded by the coding sequence TTGAAGGCAGCAGGAATGACCGACAAGGGTCTTGTACGAGACAATAACGAAGACGCATACGCCTTATACAATGAGGCCGTAGGGGCTTTACCCAATCTCTATGTAGTAGCTGACGGCATGGGAGGACATCAGTGCGGAGAAGTTGCCAGCAGTAAAGCCATAGAATATTTTTTAAGCTTTATTAAAGAAAATGATCAGACGGACATTATGGATACCATTACAGAAGGCGTAAGAAACGCTAACAGACAAGTACACGAAATGTCAAAGTCCGATCCTTCCTATTACGGTATGGGCACCACTTTTACCGCCTGCGTCGTAAAAGACGGAAGAGGATATACGGCCCATGTGGGAGACAGCAGGCTTTACCTTATAAGAAAGGGAGAACTCCACCTGATTACAACCGACCATACCTATGTCAATGAGATGGTAAAGGCCGGACAGATAACAAAAGAAGAAGCCAAGGTGCATCCCAGCAGAAACGCCCTTACAAAGGCCCTGGGTGTGGATTCTTATATAGAAATAGACGGATATATATTCGATATCTGTGACAAAGATAAAATACTGATGTGTTCCGACGGGCTTACGAATATGGTAAGCGAGAGCGATATTTTAAAGATAGCCGATTCGGACTCCGACCTGGTTGATTGTGCCAGAAAATTAATAGAAGCTGCCAACGAAAACGGTGGAATAGATAATATTACCGTTATATTGGCTGAAACAGGAAGGTGA
- a CDS encoding GNAT family N-acetyltransferase encodes MKDRNYVELRSIHTRRSMLVPVTLEITKSLLEKSNREIKRFGINADDKWPTNDTMDILPIIEASLEKSKNPNGFELWMIVKQEDMSVIGDIGFHGKPDEKGEVEIGLGLVEHERNKGYGYEALRAIMDWLYCQESVKAIKAECLLNNKPSARILERAGMKETHRNQNLIYWKLIKHNSNNPYK; translated from the coding sequence TTGAAAGATAGAAATTACGTGGAACTAAGAAGTATACATACCCGCAGGTCAATGCTTGTACCTGTAACTTTAGAGATAACAAAGTCATTATTAGAAAAAAGTAATAGAGAGATTAAAAGGTTTGGAATAAATGCAGACGATAAATGGCCTACAAACGATACTATGGATATTTTGCCGATTATAGAGGCGTCTTTGGAAAAAAGCAAAAATCCAAATGGGTTTGAACTATGGATGATTGTAAAGCAGGAGGATATGAGCGTAATTGGTGATATAGGTTTTCACGGAAAACCTGACGAAAAAGGTGAAGTTGAGATAGGCTTAGGCCTGGTAGAGCATGAAAGAAACAAAGGCTACGGCTATGAAGCTTTAAGGGCTATTATGGATTGGTTATATTGTCAAGAGAGCGTTAAGGCTATTAAAGCGGAATGCTTACTTAACAATAAGCCTTCTGCTCGCATATTGGAAAGAGCTGGAATGAAAGAAACCCATAGAAATCAAAACCTAATTTACTGGAAGCTTATAAAGCATAACAGTAATAATCCGTATAAATAA
- the rlmN gene encoding 23S rRNA (adenine(2503)-C(2))-methyltransferase RlmN — protein MAKIEICSLKLYSLIAELENMNEKSFRAKQVYEWLHKKNKWDFNEMTNLSKDLRNKLNESFFITEGTIAEKLTSDDNTSKYLFRLSNNSIIESVLMKHTFGNSVCVSSQAGCNMGCAFCYSTKDGKERDLTTGEMLLQVYKIQEDLGERISHVVIMGSGEPLENYENCLNFIEILSSKEGLNISQRHITLSTCGLVDKIYNLADRKLQINLALSLHASNDEMRKHIMPIARAYSMEEIFKACDYYAEKTGRRITYEYALMKGINDGEKTASELVKRLKGRLCHVNLIPVNETEDKKFERPSQKTIKEFADILEKSGVATTIRREMGSSINAACGQLRGRYTRENE, from the coding sequence ATGGCAAAAATAGAGATATGCTCTCTAAAGCTTTACAGCCTTATAGCAGAGCTTGAAAATATGAATGAGAAATCCTTCAGGGCAAAGCAGGTTTATGAATGGCTCCATAAGAAAAACAAATGGGATTTCAACGAAATGACAAATCTTTCAAAGGATTTGAGAAATAAGCTCAATGAAAGCTTTTTCATAACAGAAGGCACCATAGCGGAAAAATTAACTTCCGATGACAATACGTCAAAATACTTGTTCCGCCTTTCAAATAATTCTATAATAGAAAGTGTGTTAATGAAGCATACTTTTGGAAACTCCGTATGTGTGTCTTCTCAGGCAGGCTGCAATATGGGCTGTGCGTTCTGCTATTCCACAAAAGACGGAAAGGAAAGGGACCTTACCACAGGAGAAATGCTTTTACAGGTTTATAAAATTCAGGAAGATTTAGGAGAAAGAATTTCCCATGTAGTTATTATGGGAAGCGGTGAACCCCTTGAAAATTATGAAAACTGCCTGAATTTTATAGAAATACTCTCCTCGAAAGAGGGCCTTAATATAAGCCAAAGGCATATTACGCTTTCAACCTGCGGCTTGGTTGATAAAATTTATAACTTAGCTGACAGAAAGCTTCAAATCAATCTTGCCCTTTCCCTTCATGCGTCCAATGACGAAATGAGAAAGCATATTATGCCTATAGCCCGCGCTTATTCCATGGAGGAGATTTTTAAAGCCTGCGATTATTATGCGGAGAAAACAGGGAGAAGAATAACTTATGAATACGCCCTTATGAAGGGGATAAACGATGGAGAAAAAACGGCATCAGAGCTTGTGAAGCGGCTTAAGGGCCGGCTTTGCCATGTAAACCTTATTCCTGTAAACGAAACGGAAGATAAAAAATTTGAACGGCCTTCACAAAAGACCATAAAAGAATTTGCGGATATATTGGAAAAATCAGGAGTTGCAACCACCATACGGCGGGAAATGGGTTCAAGTATAAACGCTGCCTGCGGACAGCTCCGGGGAAGATATACGAGAGAAAATGAATAA
- a CDS encoding thiamine diphosphokinase: protein MRAVLIANGYIKNPSFIKEKITRTDLVICVDGGLKYAHAAKIMPDYIIGDFDSADKELIESYVSLGAEVLQFPKKKDLTDMEIAIELAEEKGIKELFIFGATGGRSDHATANIMNLYQALEMGMNAAIIDEKEEIRITKDEIELHRPKGTILSLVPIGGTAFKVKTEGLSYPLDYEDLYLGHSRGVSNIFEEEKAKVSLEKGALLVFINIVK from the coding sequence ATGAGGGCCGTATTAATAGCAAACGGGTACATCAAGAATCCGTCATTTATCAAAGAAAAAATAACCAGGACCGATTTAGTCATATGCGTTGACGGCGGCCTTAAATATGCCCATGCCGCAAAAATAATGCCGGATTATATCATAGGAGATTTTGATTCCGCAGATAAGGAGCTGATTGAAAGCTATGTTTCTTTGGGAGCCGAAGTTCTTCAATTTCCTAAAAAGAAAGACCTTACGGATATGGAAATAGCTATAGAGCTTGCGGAAGAAAAAGGCATAAAGGAGCTTTTCATCTTCGGAGCAACAGGCGGAAGAAGCGACCACGCCACGGCAAATATAATGAATTTATATCAGGCTCTTGAAATGGGAATGAATGCGGCAATTATTGATGAGAAGGAAGAAATACGCATTACCAAAGACGAAATAGAGCTTCACCGGCCTAAAGGAACAATCCTATCCCTTGTGCCTATAGGGGGAACAGCTTTTAAGGTGAAAACAGAGGGTTTATCCTATCCCTTAGACTATGAGGATTTATATTTAGGTCATTCAAGGGGCGTAAGCAATATTTTTGAAGAAGAAAAGGCAAAGGTCTCACTTGAAAAAGGCGCTCTTTTAGTTTTTATAAATATAGTAAAATAG
- a CDS encoding FeoB-associated Cys-rich membrane protein, producing MADIIIVIIAISIVGFSLYKAFSNKKQGKSSCGCGCSSCPTESDCSSK from the coding sequence ATGGCAGATATTATTATCGTTATTATTGCAATTTCAATTGTGGGCTTTTCTCTTTATAAAGCCTTCTCCAATAAAAAGCAGGGAAAAAGCAGCTGCGGTTGCGGCTGTTCATCATGCCCTACCGAAAGCGACTGCAGTAGTAAATAA
- a CDS encoding M20 metallopeptidase family protein has product MIFKKAMELKDYMTKARRYLHENPELGLEEHGTTRYIKKELLDMGIELQEIDMETGAIGLIKGEKPGKDICIAIRADIDALPIEEKTGVLYASKNPGLMHACGHDGHTAILLGTAKLLNTIRNEFSGIVKLVFQPAEEGRGGAKKMVEAGAMDNPRPDVIIALHGNSYLNAGEMGINERFSSASADSFEITVKGKGGHGARPHKAVNPVLCAAHIVTALQNIVSTEIDALESAVVTVASIHGGTASNVIADDVKLSGTVRCLQEKNRDFIKEKIERIVKGISMAQNCNYEMNYRNGVGALENDPDTVKELLQAVTDAWGENGKIVELEGPSMGSEDFPALSAVVGKCAYFRLGVGQEGKEIIDVHNERFDFNDDALPYGASVFTQYVVNKSK; this is encoded by the coding sequence ATGATTTTTAAAAAGGCTATGGAATTAAAAGACTATATGACAAAAGCAAGAAGATACCTTCATGAAAATCCTGAACTGGGGCTTGAGGAGCATGGAACTACAAGGTATATAAAAAAAGAGCTTCTGGATATGGGCATAGAGCTTCAGGAGATCGATATGGAGACTGGTGCAATAGGGCTTATTAAAGGTGAAAAGCCGGGAAAAGATATATGCATAGCCATCAGGGCGGATATCGATGCTTTGCCCATTGAGGAGAAAACCGGAGTTCTTTACGCTTCAAAAAATCCGGGACTTATGCATGCCTGCGGCCATGACGGACATACGGCAATACTGTTGGGTACTGCAAAGCTTTTAAATACCATAAGAAATGAGTTTTCAGGAATAGTAAAGCTTGTATTCCAGCCAGCAGAGGAAGGCAGGGGAGGGGCAAAGAAGATGGTTGAGGCCGGTGCAATGGATAACCCCCGACCTGATGTAATTATAGCCCTTCATGGAAATTCTTATTTAAATGCCGGAGAAATGGGTATTAATGAACGTTTTAGCAGTGCAAGCGCCGATTCCTTTGAAATTACCGTTAAGGGAAAGGGCGGGCATGGGGCAAGGCCTCATAAGGCTGTGAATCCTGTTCTTTGTGCCGCTCATATTGTAACTGCATTACAGAATATCGTAAGTACGGAAATAGATGCCCTTGAATCCGCGGTAGTTACCGTTGCAAGCATTCACGGAGGAACGGCTTCCAATGTTATTGCAGATGATGTTAAGCTTTCAGGTACTGTAAGATGCCTTCAGGAGAAAAACAGAGATTTTATAAAAGAAAAAATAGAACGTATCGTAAAAGGCATTTCCATGGCCCAGAACTGCAATTATGAAATGAACTATAGAAACGGTGTAGGAGCTTTAGAAAACGATCCTGATACGGTTAAAGAGCTTTTACAGGCTGTTACAGATGCATGGGGAGAAAACGGAAAGATTGTTGAGCTTGAGGGTCCTTCCATGGGCTCTGAGGATTTTCCTGCTCTTTCAGCAGTCGTAGGAAAATGCGCTTATTTCAGGCTTGGTGTAGGGCAGGAAGGAAAAGAAATCATAGATGTTCATAATGAAAGATTTGACTTTAATGATGATGCTCTTCCTTATGGGGCATCGGTATTTACTCAGTATGTAGTGAATAAAAGTAAATAG
- a CDS encoding antibiotic biosynthesis monooxygenase family protein: protein MKAIFNEEGATITISYWKSLETIKEWRNNPTHAEAMEKGIKKWYSHYTLRVCKAEKDTTFFS from the coding sequence TTGAAAGCTATTTTTAATGAAGAGGGCGCCACCATAACCATATCTTATTGGAAATCTCTTGAAACCATCAAAGAATGGCGCAATAACCCCACTCATGCCGAAGCCATGGAAAAGGGAATCAAAAAATGGTATTCTCACTATACGCTGCGTGTATGCAAGGCGGAAAAGGATACAACCTTTTTCTCATAA
- the rsgA gene encoding ribosome small subunit-dependent GTPase A, which translates to MVKGRIIKGVGGLYEVDADGIIYNCRARGVFRKEGLTPLVGDLVDIDIIENEDNTGTIYHIYERSSELIRPRASNVTQVVLVFAVKRPNINLDLMDRFIISCERQKVNILICFNKTDVLKEKDLEGLDHLNKIYKDAGFEVFNTSVVDYSGIEKLKERLKNNISIFAGPSGAGKSSLINILAPHADMETGGLSPKISRGRHTTRHTELIKGPEEIYIMDSPGFTSLYLDNLENSDLELYFREFAPFIKKCRFTDCSHIAEPECAVAEAVEKGIISEERYNRYKLIYNEMESGKYNK; encoded by the coding sequence ATGGTTAAAGGCAGGATAATCAAAGGCGTAGGCGGTCTTTATGAAGTTGACGCAGACGGAATTATATATAATTGCAGAGCTCGGGGGGTCTTCCGAAAGGAAGGCCTGACCCCTCTTGTAGGCGACCTTGTAGATATTGATATTATTGAAAATGAAGACAATACGGGAACAATATATCATATCTACGAGAGAAGTTCAGAGCTTATACGGCCGAGAGCTTCAAATGTTACGCAGGTAGTATTGGTGTTTGCCGTAAAAAGGCCTAATATCAATTTAGACCTGATGGATAGATTTATCATAAGCTGTGAAAGGCAAAAGGTGAATATACTTATTTGCTTTAACAAGACAGATGTTCTCAAAGAAAAAGACTTGGAAGGCCTTGACCATTTAAATAAAATTTATAAAGATGCCGGCTTTGAGGTTTTTAATACCTCTGTTGTAGACTATTCAGGGATAGAAAAGCTTAAAGAAAGGCTTAAAAACAATATATCCATATTTGCCGGGCCTTCAGGAGCCGGAAAGTCAAGTCTTATTAATATCCTTGCACCTCATGCGGACATGGAAACCGGCGGCCTCAGCCCGAAAATTTCAAGAGGCAGGCACACTACAAGGCATACAGAGCTGATAAAGGGGCCGGAAGAGATTTACATTATGGATTCCCCGGGATTTACTTCTCTTTATTTAGATAATTTGGAAAATAGCGACTTGGAGCTTTATTTCAGGGAATTTGCTCCCTTTATAAAAAAATGCCGGTTTACAGACTGCAGCCACATAGCAGAGCCGGAATGCGCCGTAGCAGAAGCTGTGGAAAAAGGGATAATTTCTGAGGAAAGATACAATCGATATAAGCTTATATATAACGAAATGGAAAGCGGAAAATATAATAAATAA
- a CDS encoding cupin domain-containing protein, with the protein MKINKENAEHYIWKDVCDGWFLVNDDEKSIIEERMPPNTKEDMHYHKKSRQFFYIIRGKALMKLDNEDIDMEEGDGIAIEPYKWHQMTNPFEKDVKFIVFSSPKSHGDKFLN; encoded by the coding sequence ATGAAAATAAATAAAGAGAATGCCGAGCATTATATTTGGAAAGACGTCTGTGATGGTTGGTTTCTGGTTAATGATGATGAAAAGAGCATAATCGAGGAAAGAATGCCGCCGAATACGAAAGAAGACATGCATTATCATAAAAAGTCAAGACAGTTTTTCTATATTATTAGGGGTAAGGCTTTAATGAAGCTTGATAATGAGGATATTGATATGGAAGAAGGGGATGGCATTGCAATAGAGCCTTATAAATGGCATCAGATGACTAATCCTTTTGAGAAAGATGTGAAATTTATTGTTTTTTCTTCTCCGAAATCCCATGGGGATAAATTTCTTAATTAG
- the pknB gene encoding Stk1 family PASTA domain-containing Ser/Thr kinase, translated as MKLVKGAVLAGRYEIIEQIGSGGMALVYRAKDKKLGRDVTFKVLREEYCLDEDFLSRFNVEARSAASLSHPNIVNVYDVGSEGEINYIVMEYIDGVTLKDLILKRAPFENEETLGVAIQIASALSHAHKNGIIHRDIKPQNILVTKAGTVKVTDFGIARSVGNKTTTTSTNTMGSVHYFSPEQAKGRYVDFRSDIYSLGIVMFEMATGSVPYDADTAITVALKHLNEPLPDMVKINPAISESLKKIILKACSKQTLQRYASADEMLIDLKRAITNESGEFVKYNERTFDSPTIMLGEEDIGAIRGGAYARGPEDHEYDEDYDDGEYYDDEIDKKTERKIVLAAVFTAIAIIALISAIGLKLHTGKSKQYALADLTGYTVEEAKKLLAQHDITIGKEEEGYSDAVEPGKIMDQSPEEGTLMNKEDTIKVTVSKGENKIEVPNFVGMERSEVYNMEEVRSGFLIIDETEPEYNDDYEINKVVYQSVNKGEKVSKNTKIKITLSRGKKMEDVIVPNLLNKSESEAKRLILESGLKIGIVSPSYSNEYPEGIVCAQSVPGGETVKAETAIGIYISMGPKPSEQPGENQGNENNSQTPGGSQNNNDGVKYGMIVIPAPPQANEGYVEVEVIQKNEDGSELTIYPKTSVTADDFPLQLNIKGSGKADISAFADGIMYAKETFDFNKGGN; from the coding sequence ATGAAACTTGTTAAAGGCGCAGTTTTAGCCGGAAGATATGAAATAATAGAGCAGATTGGCTCCGGAGGTATGGCTCTTGTTTACAGAGCAAAAGATAAAAAGCTCGGCAGGGATGTTACATTTAAGGTTTTAAGGGAAGAATATTGCCTTGATGAAGATTTTTTATCCAGATTTAACGTTGAGGCCCGTTCTGCCGCAAGCCTTTCCCATCCCAATATCGTCAATGTTTATGACGTGGGAAGCGAGGGGGAAATTAATTATATCGTAATGGAATATATAGACGGTGTGACCCTTAAGGACCTAATATTAAAAAGGGCGCCCTTTGAAAACGAGGAAACCTTGGGGGTTGCCATACAAATAGCCTCGGCTCTTTCCCATGCTCATAAAAACGGCATAATTCATAGAGATATAAAACCTCAGAACATACTTGTAACCAAAGCAGGCACCGTAAAGGTCACTGATTTCGGCATTGCAAGAAGCGTAGGCAATAAAACCACCACCACATCAACAAATACCATGGGCTCCGTACATTATTTTTCACCGGAGCAGGCAAAGGGAAGATATGTTGATTTTAGAAGCGATATCTACTCTCTGGGGATTGTTATGTTTGAAATGGCCACAGGAAGCGTCCCCTACGACGCAGATACGGCCATAACCGTTGCTTTAAAGCATTTGAACGAGCCTCTGCCGGATATGGTTAAAATAAATCCGGCTATATCTGAAAGCCTGAAAAAGATTATATTAAAGGCATGTTCCAAACAGACACTCCAAAGATATGCTTCCGCAGATGAAATGCTTATCGACCTTAAAAGGGCCATTACAAACGAAAGCGGAGAATTCGTAAAATATAATGAGAGAACCTTTGATTCCCCCACTATAATGCTTGGCGAAGAAGATATCGGGGCCATCAGAGGAGGCGCTTATGCCAGAGGGCCGGAAGACCATGAATACGATGAAGACTATGATGACGGCGAATATTATGACGATGAAATAGATAAAAAAACCGAGCGAAAGATAGTGCTTGCCGCAGTATTTACGGCAATTGCAATTATAGCCCTCATTTCAGCCATCGGTCTTAAGCTTCATACGGGAAAATCAAAGCAGTACGCATTAGCTGATTTAACAGGATATACGGTTGAAGAAGCAAAGAAGCTTCTTGCCCAGCATGATATAACCATCGGCAAGGAAGAAGAGGGTTACAGCGATGCAGTTGAGCCCGGCAAAATAATGGACCAATCTCCCGAAGAAGGAACCCTTATGAATAAAGAAGATACCATAAAAGTTACTGTAAGTAAGGGTGAAAACAAAATAGAGGTTCCGAACTTTGTCGGTATGGAAAGATCGGAAGTTTATAATATGGAGGAAGTAAGGTCGGGCTTTTTAATCATTGATGAAACGGAGCCGGAATATAACGACGATTATGAAATAAACAAGGTCGTATATCAAAGCGTTAACAAAGGGGAAAAGGTAAGCAAAAACACAAAGATAAAGATTACCCTAAGCAGAGGAAAGAAGATGGAAGATGTTATCGTTCCCAATCTTTTAAACAAATCAGAGTCGGAGGCAAAGCGCCTTATTCTTGAAAGCGGCCTTAAAATCGGCATCGTTTCTCCAAGCTACAGCAATGAGTATCCTGAAGGCATTGTATGCGCCCAATCTGTGCCTGGGGGAGAAACAGTGAAGGCGGAAACAGCTATCGGTATCTATATTTCCATGGGGCCGAAGCCTTCAGAGCAGCCGGGGGAAAACCAAGGAAATGAAAATAATTCACAAACACCCGGCGGAAGCCAAAATAATAATGACGGCGTAAAATACGGCATGATTGTTATACCTGCTCCGCCTCAGGCAAATGAAGGTTATGTAGAAGTTGAAGTAATCCAGAAAAATGAAGACGGAAGCGAATTAACCATATATCCGAAAACTTCCGTTACGGCAGATGACTTCCCGCTTCAGCTTAATATTAAAGGAAGCGGCAAGGCAGACATTTCCGCTTTTGCCGACGGCATTATGTATGCGAAAGAAACTTTCGATTTTAACAAAGGGGGTAATTAA
- the rsmB gene encoding 16S rRNA (cytosine(967)-C(5))-methyltransferase RsmB encodes MAAVNEREAALFALMDITDGGGYNNIVLKRSFEREKHLDKRQKAFVTEIVNGTLRNIIRIDYIIGKFSKTPVKKIKVMILNILRISVYQILFMSKVPPSAAVNEGVNLARKKGYQGLSGYVNGLLRTIAREKDSINYPDFETNPKENLSIVYSYPEWLIEYLSTFMENDEIKCFCEASSRSPKISICVNSLKTTKEELKTILEKEGMTVSEGRISPHCLIVSGTADLSSSKAYQEGLFHVMDEGAMAVVSACGPKPGETIYDLCAAPGGKSFYLSYLMENKGFVYASDIYEHKIALMKKGAERLGIDIMELSLSDASILKEDMKEKADCVLLDAPCSGLGLIRKKPDIKYNKSMEDIEELSKIQRKLLDAAAFYPKIGGRLIYSTCTLSKKENEDNIKYFIEKYPYELEKIPSLQGDNNGSIRLTPHEHGTDGFFIARLIRRG; translated from the coding sequence ATGGCAGCAGTAAACGAAAGAGAAGCGGCGCTTTTTGCCCTTATGGATATTACCGATGGGGGCGGATACAATAATATCGTTTTGAAGCGTTCCTTTGAAAGAGAAAAGCATTTGGATAAGAGACAGAAGGCCTTTGTGACAGAAATCGTTAACGGAACTTTAAGAAATATTATACGGATTGATTATATTATAGGGAAGTTTTCAAAAACGCCCGTTAAAAAAATAAAAGTAATGATATTAAATATATTAAGAATTTCCGTTTACCAAATACTGTTTATGAGTAAGGTTCCGCCTTCGGCGGCGGTAAATGAAGGAGTAAATTTAGCCAGGAAAAAAGGCTATCAGGGGCTTTCAGGATATGTAAACGGGCTTTTAAGGACCATAGCAAGAGAAAAAGATAGTATAAATTATCCGGATTTTGAAACAAATCCCAAAGAAAATCTGTCTATAGTATATTCCTATCCTGAGTGGCTGATTGAATATTTATCTACCTTCATGGAAAATGATGAGATTAAATGCTTTTGTGAGGCATCAAGCAGAAGCCCTAAAATAAGCATATGTGTAAACAGCCTGAAAACGACGAAAGAGGAGCTTAAAACTATCCTTGAAAAGGAAGGGATGACAGTTTCGGAAGGCAGAATTTCACCTCACTGCCTTATTGTTTCAGGAACCGCTGATTTGAGCAGTTCCAAAGCTTATCAAGAAGGGCTTTTTCACGTAATGGATGAGGGGGCCATGGCGGTAGTTTCCGCCTGCGGGCCTAAGCCGGGGGAAACAATTTACGATTTATGCGCCGCACCGGGAGGAAAAAGCTTTTATCTTTCGTATCTTATGGAGAATAAAGGATTCGTTTATGCTTCCGATATTTACGAGCATAAAATAGCGCTTATGAAAAAGGGCGCCGAACGTTTGGGAATTGATATTATGGAGTTAAGTCTTTCAGACGCTTCAATATTAAAAGAAGATATGAAAGAAAAAGCAGACTGTGTGCTTCTTGACGCTCCCTGCTCCGGCCTTGGGCTTATCAGGAAAAAGCCCGATATAAAATATAATAAATCCATGGAGGATATAGAGGAGCTGTCAAAAATCCAAAGAAAGCTTCTGGATGCGGCGGCATTTTATCCTAAAATCGGCGGCAGGCTCATCTATTCTACCTGCACCTTAAGTAAAAAGGAAAATGAAGATAATATAAAATACTTTATAGAAAAATATCCCTATGAGCTTGAAAAAATACCTTCGCTTCAAGGGGATAACAATGGTTCTATCCGCCTTACGCCCCATGAGCACGGGACCGACGGCTTTTTTATAGCAAGGCTTATAAGAAGGGGTTAA